In Deltaproteobacteria bacterium, a single window of DNA contains:
- a CDS encoding LLM class flavin-dependent oxidoreductase, translating to MKVGYFTERPYRWVPEEALFENHAFFAVSNKYFDRDKGADDYNYFLDEACYAEDLGFDAVALNEHHGTPFCMGGVMNVEAAILARITKKVKIVLVGNPLPVIKHPLRMAEELAEIDLISRGRLVAGWVRGAGSEQFFNNANPAYNREMFNEAHDFIVQAWTRPGPWRYEGKHFHYRHVNPWALPYQKPYPQMWIPGVLSPETVKWCAEHRYPYVGLGTAIGPTCDLWDIYDDEAAKHGYQAGSENFGYLIPTFLAETEEKAQELGKGFIYGGGQTAFSRPEHTLPPGYNSKSAIRMLAKQPGGSWLGVSQTKLHMAQEDPETAEQEYQEIRRKLSESYKKAQKGMQIIVGTPKTVIPKVKTLPQVLRPGIFIFFHIQGPVSNADRMTSMRLMANEVVPVLRDYAKELGLADPYERTPGEARAYAGAQRLPVVDREPLATLGLV from the coding sequence ATGAAAGTCGGGTACTTTACTGAACGCCCTTATCGCTGGGTGCCGGAAGAAGCGTTGTTTGAAAATCATGCGTTCTTTGCTGTCTCGAACAAATACTTTGATCGAGACAAAGGTGCGGATGATTATAATTATTTTCTGGACGAAGCCTGCTACGCAGAAGATTTAGGTTTTGACGCTGTGGCATTGAATGAACACCACGGGACACCCTTCTGTATGGGTGGGGTGATGAATGTCGAGGCTGCCATCCTTGCGCGTATTACCAAAAAAGTGAAGATCGTGTTGGTCGGCAACCCACTGCCTGTGATTAAACATCCCCTGCGTATGGCAGAGGAATTAGCAGAAATCGACTTGATCTCACGTGGTCGTCTTGTAGCTGGCTGGGTGCGAGGTGCCGGGAGTGAGCAATTTTTTAACAATGCCAATCCTGCGTACAACCGAGAAATGTTCAACGAAGCACATGACTTTATTGTCCAGGCGTGGACTCGTCCAGGACCGTGGCGTTATGAAGGGAAACATTTTCATTATCGGCATGTGAATCCGTGGGCATTGCCATATCAGAAACCCTATCCGCAGATGTGGATTCCTGGGGTCCTCAGTCCTGAGACGGTGAAATGGTGTGCTGAGCATCGCTATCCATACGTGGGACTCGGGACGGCCATCGGTCCGACCTGCGACCTGTGGGATATCTATGATGATGAAGCGGCGAAGCATGGTTATCAAGCCGGGTCAGAGAATTTCGGTTACCTGATTCCGACGTTCCTTGCCGAGACAGAAGAGAAAGCGCAAGAGCTAGGGAAGGGGTTCATTTACGGTGGTGGCCAGACAGCATTCTCCCGCCCTGAGCATACGCTGCCGCCCGGATATAACTCGAAGAGTGCTATCCGCATGTTAGCCAAACAACCAGGCGGAAGCTGGCTGGGCGTAAGCCAAACGAAACTCCATATGGCGCAGGAAGATCCTGAAACGGCGGAACAGGAGTACCAAGAAATCCGTCGCAAGCTCTCTGAAAGTTACAAGAAGGCGCAGAAGGGGATGCAGATCATCGTTGGCACGCCGAAGACTGTCATTCCGAAGGTGAAGACCCTGCCCCAGGTGCTCCGCCCTGGTATTTTTATCTTCTTCCACATTCAAGGTCCGGTGAGTAATGCGGACCGTATGACCAGTATGCGGCTGATGGCGAATGAAGTTGTTCCAGTGTTGCGCGATTACGCGAAGGAGTTAGGGCTTGCCGATCCGTATGAACGCACGCCTGGTGAGGCACGGGCATACGCCGGTGCACAGCGCTTGCCAGTTGTTGACCGCGAACCGTTAGCGACATTGGGGTTGGTGTAG
- a CDS encoding DUF1232 domain-containing protein has translation MRNMRQAKKAKTPVASTRQPMPQMQVATVVKDGRAQAEEFARQPRKLKVLLETAVEKLKQADKGAFKGLWPYLLAMIRLIRAFSNGKYKHVPWENLISIIVALAYFASPLDLIPDFLPGVGYLDDAMIVRFVYRSVRSELERFMEWESGLEQS, from the coding sequence ATGCGAAATATGCGTCAGGCAAAAAAAGCGAAAACTCCTGTAGCATCCACTCGGCAGCCCATGCCACAGATGCAGGTTGCCACCGTAGTCAAAGACGGACGGGCACAGGCTGAGGAGTTCGCCCGACAACCACGGAAACTAAAGGTCTTACTTGAAACGGCGGTCGAAAAGCTGAAGCAGGCGGACAAAGGCGCGTTCAAAGGCTTGTGGCCCTATCTCTTAGCGATGATACGGCTGATTCGCGCCTTCTCTAATGGGAAGTACAAACACGTCCCTTGGGAAAACCTGATTTCCATCATCGTTGCTCTCGCTTATTTCGCTTCCCCATTGGACTTGATTCCTGATTTCTTGCCCGGCGTCGGTTATCTCGACGACGCAATGATCGTGCGCTTTGTCTACCGCTCAGTACGAAGCGAACTCGAACGTTTTATGGAGTGGGAGAGTGGTCTTGAGCAATCGTAG
- a CDS encoding phosphoglycerate kinase encodes MALTTIEQLSLQGKRVFIRVDFNVPLNKAGAVTDDTRIREALPTIRYARQQGAKVLLASHLGRPKGKVDLAFSLKPAAERLATLLETNVPLASDCVGPAAEAAVNKLTAGDVLVLENLRFHAEEEKNEAGFARALAALADVYINDAFGSSHRAHASVVGMVPHCVHKGVGFLMQKEVAALSRLVQSPERPFVAILGGAKVSDKIGLIGSLLTRANTIIIGGAMAYTLLQAQGISTGKSLVEPEKVQEVRTVLAKAKEQRVTILVPQDHVVVAELQPGAVATTTAGPEIASDRLGVDIGPRSIESFRAAVRSARTILWNGPMGVFEIPPFDQGTRALAETVARSTGFSVAGGGDTVAALTQAGLADKVSHVSTGGGASLEFLEAGDLPGLAALRG; translated from the coding sequence ATGGCACTCACGACTATTGAGCAATTATCACTACAAGGCAAACGCGTCTTCATTCGTGTTGATTTCAACGTCCCGCTCAACAAAGCCGGTGCCGTCACCGACGATACCCGTATCCGCGAAGCCCTCCCAACGATTCGCTATGCCCGCCAGCAGGGCGCCAAGGTCCTCCTTGCTTCTCACCTCGGTCGTCCGAAAGGTAAAGTCGACCTAGCGTTCTCTCTGAAGCCAGCAGCCGAGCGACTCGCGACACTCTTAGAGACAAACGTCCCACTGGCATCCGATTGCGTCGGCCCCGCAGCGGAAGCTGCGGTCAACAAACTAACTGCTGGCGACGTGCTCGTACTAGAAAATTTGCGGTTCCATGCAGAGGAAGAAAAAAACGAGGCTGGCTTTGCGCGTGCCCTGGCTGCCCTCGCGGACGTCTATATCAATGACGCCTTTGGCTCCTCGCACCGGGCACACGCTTCAGTGGTTGGCATGGTTCCCCACTGTGTGCATAAAGGAGTCGGGTTCCTCATGCAGAAGGAAGTCGCAGCGCTCTCACGCTTGGTGCAGTCCCCAGAGCGCCCATTCGTTGCCATACTGGGCGGTGCAAAAGTATCCGACAAGATTGGACTCATTGGCAGCCTGCTCACCCGCGCCAATACCATCATTATTGGTGGCGCAATGGCCTACACACTGCTGCAAGCGCAAGGCATCTCCACCGGAAAGTCGTTGGTCGAACCGGAGAAAGTCCAAGAAGTCCGGACGGTCCTGGCGAAAGCCAAAGAACAAAGAGTGACGATTCTTGTTCCACAAGATCATGTTGTTGTCGCAGAGTTGCAACCCGGAGCTGTAGCCACAACGACCGCCGGCCCTGAGATTGCCAGTGATCGCTTGGGGGTAGATATTGGCCCGCGCAGTATTGAGAGTTTTCGCGCTGCTGTACGTTCAGCTCGCACGATCCTGTGGAATGGACCAATGGGCGTGTTTGAAATACCACCCTTTGACCAGGGTACTCGAGCACTCGCCGAAACCGTCGCACGCTCGACCGGCTTTAGCGTTGCGGGGGGAGGTGACACTGTCGCTGCCCTGACTCAGGCTGGGCTCGCCGACAAAGTTAGCCACGTTTCGACTGGTGGGGGTGCGTCGTTAGAGTTTCTGGAGGCTGGAGATCTTCCCGGCTTGGCAGCACTGCGCGGGTAG
- a CDS encoding alpha/beta hydrolase translates to MTQWKEETVKVAGADLVMVKGGTGRPLLVLHDELGYPGWMQWNDALAKDRTLLIPLQPGFGKTPRLEWIRSYRDLGGFYNMVVREMKLDPVDVVAFSASGFTAAEMVASDPKIFSHMVLVAPMGLKPNEGEILDIFPLTIRTLLRRTVAVPDETSEFGKIYGGEMTPEQFEAFEDARAETARIGWEPYMHNPSLEYLLQGVKKTPTLLIWGQADGVVPKGCIAAYQRAISGAKVVEIAKVGHRPEIENSAEFTTAVKTFLAG, encoded by the coding sequence TTGACACAGTGGAAAGAGGAAACCGTCAAAGTAGCCGGTGCCGATCTCGTCATGGTGAAGGGAGGGACAGGGCGACCACTGCTCGTTCTTCACGACGAGTTAGGTTACCCCGGATGGATGCAATGGAACGACGCGCTGGCTAAAGATCGGACCTTGCTGATTCCGCTTCAACCTGGTTTTGGGAAAACGCCACGACTCGAATGGATTCGCAGTTATCGCGATCTTGGTGGGTTCTACAACATGGTTGTGCGTGAGATGAAACTCGATCCTGTTGATGTGGTGGCGTTTTCTGCGAGTGGTTTTACTGCCGCAGAAATGGTTGCCTCAGACCCCAAGATTTTCTCGCACATGGTGTTAGTTGCTCCCATGGGACTCAAGCCGAATGAGGGGGAAATCCTCGATATCTTTCCTCTGACGATCCGAACGTTGCTTCGTCGCACTGTTGCGGTGCCGGACGAGACTTCAGAGTTCGGCAAGATTTATGGTGGCGAGATGACACCGGAGCAGTTCGAGGCTTTTGAAGATGCCCGAGCGGAGACTGCTCGTATTGGGTGGGAACCGTACATGCACAATCCTAGCCTTGAGTATCTGCTGCAAGGGGTGAAGAAGACCCCGACGCTCCTGATCTGGGGGCAAGCGGATGGAGTGGTTCCGAAAGGATGTATTGCGGCATACCAGCGCGCGATCAGTGGAGCCAAAGTCGTTGAAATCGCCAAAGTGGGACACCGACCGGAAATCGAAAACTCGGCGGAGTTCACGACGGCAGTGAAAACATTCTTGGCGGGGTAG
- a CDS encoding Glu/Leu/Phe/Val dehydrogenase, protein MVESAYETALRQFDNAVRHLDLPPGIADYLRVPKREITVNFPVEMEDKSVRVFTGYRVHHNTALGPTKGGIRYHPATTLDEVRALAMWMTWKCAVVGLPYGGAKGGVICEPKKLTVRELEKLTRRYATEISVLMSPQGDIPAPDVGTGEREMAWIMDTYSMHHGYSVPAVVTGKPVAVGGSLGRAEATGRGVVITMIEALKRKNLPLEHTRVVVQGFGKVGGPAAYLAQERGAKVIAVSDVNGGVHDPRGIDLSALRAYVATQGSVVGFPQGEAIDNADLLELDCDVLMPCAMENQITATNAARIRAKIIAEGANGPLTPEADHILREKGVFVIPDILCNAGGVTVSYFEWVQDLQSFFWGEDEINERLRQIMVRSFNQILRVAHEKSIDMRTAAQVLAIHRVAEAVQLRGIYP, encoded by the coding sequence ATGGTGGAATCGGCATACGAGACGGCGTTACGGCAGTTTGATAATGCGGTGCGGCATTTAGATTTGCCTCCTGGTATTGCTGATTATTTGCGAGTGCCGAAGCGAGAAATTACGGTCAATTTCCCGGTCGAGATGGAAGACAAATCGGTTCGAGTGTTTACTGGCTACCGGGTCCATCACAACACCGCCTTAGGGCCAACGAAGGGGGGGATTCGTTATCATCCGGCCACGACACTGGACGAAGTCCGAGCCTTGGCCATGTGGATGACCTGGAAATGTGCGGTCGTCGGGCTTCCCTACGGTGGGGCAAAAGGGGGTGTCATCTGCGAACCAAAGAAGCTCACGGTACGAGAGTTAGAGAAACTGACGCGTCGATATGCGACAGAAATTAGCGTGTTGATGAGCCCCCAAGGTGATATTCCTGCGCCTGATGTTGGCACAGGGGAGCGTGAGATGGCGTGGATTATGGACACCTACTCTATGCATCATGGCTATTCGGTTCCGGCAGTAGTCACGGGAAAACCCGTAGCGGTTGGTGGCTCTTTGGGACGTGCTGAAGCCACGGGGCGCGGTGTGGTGATCACGATGATTGAGGCGCTTAAACGCAAAAATCTGCCACTCGAACACACCCGAGTCGTCGTACAAGGTTTTGGCAAAGTTGGTGGCCCTGCTGCATATCTTGCGCAAGAGCGCGGTGCGAAAGTGATCGCCGTGAGTGACGTGAACGGTGGAGTCCATGACCCTCGCGGCATCGATTTGTCGGCATTGCGGGCGTATGTTGCAACCCAAGGATCGGTGGTCGGGTTCCCTCAAGGAGAGGCGATAGACAATGCGGATTTGCTTGAACTCGATTGTGATGTACTGATGCCCTGCGCGATGGAGAATCAAATTACAGCGACAAACGCTGCTCGAATCAGAGCGAAAATTATCGCTGAGGGAGCAAATGGCCCATTAACTCCTGAAGCCGATCACATCTTGCGGGAAAAAGGCGTGTTCGTGATTCCCGATATCTTGTGCAACGCGGGAGGCGTGACGGTTTCGTATTTCGAATGGGTGCAAGATCTGCAGTCGTTCTTTTGGGGAGAGGATGAAATCAACGAACGCTTGCGCCAGATTATGGTGCGCAGTTTCAATCAAATTTTGCGCGTGGCGCACGAGAAGAGCATCGATATGCGCACCGCTGCGCAAGTATTAGCAATTCATCGTGTTGCCGAAGCGGTGCAACTGCGGGGAATTTATCCCTAG
- a CDS encoding ferritin-like domain-containing protein, translating into MWDHTDQFSILNLYRAAEVQGAELLERLLRRVSEPEMTLHLTHQLADEARHIQLITELIQELGGSPTVIRRRALPIRGGYAGPETTLELLALLRVTEGRLQQRYREHAAQRDEDRRVVAALQALASDEEWHLAGVKALLATQEKQFGRTRVGATLDYYWDLARHG; encoded by the coding sequence ATGTGGGATCACACTGACCAGTTCAGTATTCTGAATCTGTATCGCGCGGCAGAGGTGCAAGGAGCAGAACTGCTTGAGCGATTGCTCCGACGGGTGAGTGAGCCTGAAATGACTCTTCATCTGACACATCAACTTGCCGATGAGGCACGGCATATCCAATTGATCACCGAACTGATCCAAGAGCTTGGTGGATCACCAACGGTTATCCGCAGGAGAGCCTTACCCATCCGGGGAGGCTATGCCGGTCCCGAAACGACCTTAGAGCTTCTCGCGCTGCTTCGTGTCACTGAGGGACGCTTACAGCAACGTTATCGCGAACATGCTGCACAACGGGATGAAGATCGTCGTGTGGTAGCCGCACTGCAAGCGCTTGCCTCGGATGAGGAGTGGCATCTAGCTGGTGTGAAGGCACTGCTTGCTACACAAGAGAAGCAGTTTGGGCGAACGCGGGTCGGTGCGACACTGGACTACTACTGGGACTTGGCTCGGCATGGATAG
- a CDS encoding insulinase family protein, translating to MKFGRSSLVFVLLMCAASANAAPLGTRTTLDNGAILLVAERPSIPMGVINILLKSGAAADPTGKEGAANLTAELLTRGTKQHSAQALAEQLDFLGASLRVDADLETSSVTLTTLTKNLPAALTLLAEVLTSPIFPIAELEKKRIEIAGGLQSREEDPGWVAQRAFLEKLYPQHPYGRLVEGQAATLTSLTREDVVAFHQTHYRPNNAIIAVAGDVTAEQFEKLFRTHLAEWQRGDIPDLTVPEQQQPKTTQITLDKKVAQANVIMGHIGVARSNPDYYNIQVMNYILGGGGFGSRLMDKIREELALVYSIGSGFSARKHAGPFTVVLQTKNASAKQALDESLKVIHTLIEGGPTEKEVTEAKAYLINSFPLRLVSNRDVASLLPVLEFHNLGLDYPDRYPTLIGQVTREQVHAAAKTYLRSEHLLQVVVADLAQAGLAKQ from the coding sequence ATGAAATTCGGTCGATCATCCCTCGTGTTCGTACTGCTCATGTGTGCCGCCTCAGCCAATGCTGCACCGCTCGGCACTCGCACAACGCTCGACAATGGGGCGATCCTGCTGGTTGCCGAACGGCCAAGTATTCCCATGGGGGTGATCAACATCTTGCTCAAGAGTGGAGCGGCTGCTGATCCAACTGGTAAAGAAGGGGCCGCCAATCTGACCGCTGAACTCTTAACCCGTGGGACGAAGCAACACTCGGCGCAAGCGTTGGCTGAACAGCTTGATTTTCTTGGCGCCTCACTGCGAGTAGATGCTGACCTGGAGACCTCCTCAGTCACGTTAACAACCTTAACCAAGAATCTCCCTGCCGCGTTGACACTGCTTGCTGAGGTCCTCACCTCTCCCATCTTTCCGATCGCTGAATTAGAGAAGAAACGAATCGAGATCGCCGGTGGTTTGCAAAGTCGCGAAGAAGACCCAGGATGGGTTGCTCAGCGAGCGTTTCTCGAAAAATTGTATCCGCAACATCCATACGGCAGACTTGTCGAAGGACAAGCGGCAACCCTCACATCCCTCACACGCGAGGATGTCGTCGCGTTCCATCAAACCCATTATCGACCGAATAACGCAATCATTGCTGTGGCTGGAGATGTCACGGCAGAGCAGTTCGAGAAGCTGTTTCGTACCCATCTGGCTGAGTGGCAACGTGGCGACATTCCTGACCTGACGGTACCTGAACAACAGCAGCCAAAGACAACGCAGATCACGCTCGACAAGAAAGTCGCACAGGCAAATGTCATTATGGGCCATATCGGTGTCGCACGCTCCAATCCAGACTACTACAACATTCAGGTCATGAACTATATTCTTGGTGGCGGCGGTTTTGGCTCGCGGTTGATGGATAAGATTCGCGAAGAGCTGGCCCTGGTGTATTCGATCGGTAGCGGCTTCAGTGCGCGTAAACATGCAGGGCCATTCACGGTAGTTCTGCAAACCAAAAATGCCAGTGCCAAACAAGCTCTTGATGAATCACTGAAAGTGATTCATACCCTCATCGAGGGTGGTCCGACAGAAAAAGAAGTCACCGAAGCCAAAGCCTACTTAATCAATAGCTTTCCCTTGCGCTTGGTCTCGAATCGCGATGTCGCTTCATTACTTCCGGTCCTGGAGTTTCATAACCTGGGCTTAGATTATCCAGACCGCTACCCGACGCTTATTGGCCAGGTCACGCGCGAACAAGTCCATGCCGCAGCGAAAACCTACCTTCGTTCCGAGCACCTGCTCCAGGTGGTGGTTGCGGACTTAGCACAGGCGGGATTGGCGAAACAGTAG
- a CDS encoding insulinase family protein, which yields MTYSSSRPLRSRAFLLSFIFLYLSQPLLFAAEKNWNVTQETLPNGLQVIMLEDHRAPVVTLQVWYKVGARNERSGITGISHLLEHLMFRGTPKYGQGEFSRLVQGKGGSHNAFTSDDHTVYFENVASTHLDLLLELESDRLANLTLDKKRFEAERKIVMEERRMRTADEPAADLYEQVSAAAYTAHPYGWPVVGWMRDLETMTLADVKAYRQLFYAPNNVILVIAGAISPPALLSKVKATFGTIPTGAQIPKVTSVEPPQRGERRVTLKRPASLPLYVSAYHVPNLKSEDSFPLSLLSVVLAGGRSSRLQTALVERKALVLSADASYDDASQDPSLFTLSMRLAPGKRVQDAERALYQEVEQLKNKRVSAKELERAKNLVESSFVYGQDSLFYRAMQLGEYASLGNWELIHKVIPGIRAVSAADLQRVAKTYLREENRTVGILHPEGKPIRERPSGATRGPLH from the coding sequence ATGACATACAGCAGTAGTAGACCGTTACGTTCTCGTGCGTTTCTTCTCTCGTTCATCTTTCTTTATCTCTCTCAGCCTCTGCTCTTTGCTGCTGAGAAAAACTGGAATGTCACACAGGAAACCCTTCCCAACGGTCTCCAGGTGATCATGCTTGAGGACCATCGGGCACCAGTTGTGACACTACAAGTGTGGTATAAAGTCGGTGCGCGCAACGAGCGCTCTGGCATCACCGGCATCTCCCATTTGCTTGAACATCTGATGTTCCGTGGCACCCCCAAATATGGGCAAGGAGAGTTTTCTCGCCTAGTCCAAGGCAAAGGTGGATCTCACAATGCCTTTACCTCAGATGATCACACGGTCTATTTCGAGAATGTCGCCTCTACTCACCTCGACCTCCTCCTCGAACTCGAGTCAGATCGACTGGCGAATCTCACATTAGATAAAAAGAGATTTGAGGCGGAACGCAAGATCGTTATGGAAGAGCGACGAATGCGCACTGCCGATGAACCTGCCGCAGATTTATATGAGCAGGTAAGCGCAGCAGCGTACACTGCTCATCCCTATGGCTGGCCAGTGGTAGGGTGGATGCGTGATCTAGAAACGATGACGCTCGCCGACGTCAAAGCGTATCGGCAACTCTTTTATGCTCCCAATAACGTTATTCTTGTTATTGCTGGAGCTATTTCTCCCCCAGCTTTATTGTCTAAAGTCAAAGCGACGTTTGGCACTATTCCTACTGGAGCACAGATACCGAAAGTGACATCAGTAGAACCTCCTCAGCGAGGCGAACGGCGAGTGACACTCAAACGCCCCGCCTCACTGCCCTTGTATGTCTCCGCCTACCACGTTCCAAATCTCAAAAGCGAAGATAGTTTTCCCCTCTCCTTACTGTCGGTGGTGCTGGCAGGAGGACGGAGTTCTCGGCTGCAGACCGCGCTCGTCGAGCGTAAAGCGTTGGTTCTCAGTGCAGATGCAAGCTATGACGATGCCTCTCAAGACCCGTCTCTGTTCACCCTCTCGATGCGCCTTGCTCCTGGAAAGCGGGTGCAGGACGCCGAGCGGGCCCTCTATCAGGAAGTGGAACAACTGAAAAACAAACGCGTCAGTGCCAAAGAACTGGAGCGAGCCAAGAATTTAGTTGAGTCTTCTTTCGTGTACGGACAGGATTCACTCTTCTATCGGGCCATGCAATTGGGCGAGTACGCCTCGCTCGGTAATTGGGAATTGATCCACAAGGTGATTCCCGGAATCCGTGCTGTCTCTGCGGCTGACCTTCAGCGTGTTGCCAAAACCTATCTGCGAGAAGAGAACCGTACGGTTGGAATTTTGCACCCCGAAGGCAAACCCATTCGCGAACGTCCATCTGGAGCCACCAGAGGTCCACTACACTAA
- a CDS encoding UTP--glucose-1-phosphate uridylyltransferase: MTQKVRKAVIPAAGLGTRLLPVTKTVPKELLLVVDRPATQYAIEEAVAAGIEEIVFIISENKESIGHYFSPAPALDAWLADQGKASLLDDLNKLLSRIRTSCVYQDQPRGLGHAVLCARAAVGNEPCIVILPDDLGEAAPPLSVQLIRVYERTGTGVVALERIPRNDIHRYGVIAGSEREPRTYEISDMVEKPPRGTEPSDLAIIGRYVLPAEIFSILEHVQPGAGGEIQLTDGLKVLRQQRGLFGYEFTGRRHDVGTVPGFLETTIRLALNNPTTKDRMHALIRELHAEISK, translated from the coding sequence ATGACACAAAAGGTGAGAAAAGCGGTGATTCCCGCCGCTGGATTGGGCACCCGCCTTCTGCCCGTGACCAAGACTGTCCCAAAGGAACTGTTGCTCGTTGTCGATCGCCCAGCTACCCAGTATGCGATTGAAGAGGCAGTTGCGGCTGGAATCGAAGAGATCGTTTTCATCATTAGCGAGAACAAAGAAAGCATTGGGCACTACTTCTCGCCGGCACCAGCACTCGATGCCTGGCTCGCCGATCAAGGCAAAGCGTCTCTGTTAGACGATCTGAATAAACTGCTCTCCCGTATTCGCACCTCTTGTGTCTATCAAGATCAACCACGTGGGCTCGGCCATGCCGTCCTGTGCGCGCGAGCAGCCGTAGGCAATGAGCCGTGCATAGTGATCTTGCCCGATGATCTCGGTGAAGCCGCCCCGCCGCTGTCTGTCCAACTCATACGTGTCTACGAACGTACGGGTACCGGTGTGGTGGCATTGGAACGCATTCCCCGCAATGACATTCATCGCTATGGCGTCATCGCTGGCAGCGAGCGCGAACCGCGGACCTATGAAATCTCGGACATGGTGGAAAAGCCACCGCGCGGCACCGAACCCTCGGATCTCGCGATCATCGGTCGCTATGTGTTACCTGCAGAGATTTTTTCCATCCTCGAACATGTCCAACCTGGAGCTGGCGGAGAAATTCAATTAACCGACGGCCTCAAAGTCCTCCGTCAGCAGCGTGGACTTTTCGGTTATGAGTTCACTGGTCGACGTCACGATGTCGGAACTGTCCCAGGGTTCCTCGAAACCACCATACGCCTGGCCCTGAACAATCCCACCACGAAAGACCGCATGCATGCACTCATTCGTGAGCTGCACGCGGAAATCTCAAAGTAA